In Spirosoma agri, one DNA window encodes the following:
- a CDS encoding glycosyltransferase — MKILLVAGPFISLREPYNGGTEAFIVELANELVRLGHTVDVIAKDADERNLFQVIEFRESPLSMKDDSYRPTPELLGQQHYQTLQYGLFDVSRYDVIHYNSFIPEIYAVGALVKTPSVLTLHLPPTEKFVLMYTFFMKHAPVVPIGISNRMGEQWMAALGSDVDVILNGIVLHKWPLHARKADGYLLWSGRIAREKNVEAAIQLATYLKQPLKIVGPVFDKPYFRDHVQPQLNEHIDYIPHATQQQLSKLAAGASAYLATASWEEPFGLSTVEMLASGLPVVGFTTAIPPEMRHKNVSIAVDSQDWRDLIGPLAIAKQSEPEACREFAATFDMASMSAAYVTVYERVIQPARI, encoded by the coding sequence ATGAAAATACTCCTGGTTGCCGGTCCGTTCATCTCGCTACGTGAGCCCTATAATGGCGGCACGGAAGCATTCATTGTTGAGCTCGCCAACGAATTAGTACGCCTGGGGCATACCGTTGATGTCATAGCCAAAGATGCCGACGAAAGAAATCTGTTTCAGGTAATTGAATTTCGCGAAAGCCCGCTCAGCATGAAAGATGATTCGTACCGACCAACTCCGGAATTACTTGGACAGCAGCACTATCAGACGCTACAGTACGGACTGTTCGACGTTAGTCGGTACGACGTCATCCACTACAATTCATTTATACCCGAAATCTATGCCGTCGGTGCACTCGTTAAAACGCCAAGCGTACTCACACTGCACTTGCCGCCAACCGAGAAATTTGTCCTGATGTATACATTTTTCATGAAGCATGCGCCAGTCGTACCGATCGGTATTTCAAATCGAATGGGCGAACAATGGATGGCTGCCCTCGGCAGTGATGTAGACGTCATCTTAAATGGAATCGTACTCCACAAGTGGCCATTGCACGCAAGAAAGGCTGACGGGTATTTGTTGTGGAGCGGGCGAATTGCCAGAGAAAAGAACGTGGAAGCCGCGATCCAGCTGGCTACTTATTTAAAACAGCCACTCAAGATTGTCGGCCCCGTGTTTGACAAACCCTATTTCCGTGACCACGTGCAGCCGCAGCTAAACGAACATATTGACTATATACCACATGCCACCCAGCAGCAATTAAGTAAACTGGCGGCAGGCGCTTCGGCCTATCTGGCAACCGCTAGCTGGGAGGAGCCTTTCGGCCTGAGTACGGTGGAAATGCTGGCCAGCGGTTTACCCGTGGTCGGGTTTACGACCGCCATCCCTCCGGAAATGCGCCACAAAAACGTATCCATAGCCGTTGACTCCCAGGACTGGCGGGATCTGATAGGGCCGTTGGCTATTGCTAAACAGTCGGAACCGGAAGCGTGTCGGGAATTTGCAGCCACATTCGATATGGCAAGCATGTCGGCAGCGTATGTAACCGTTTACGAACGCGTGATACAACCAGCCAGGATCTGA
- a CDS encoding glycosyltransferase, whose protein sequence is MKKPTIFYFVHAHGNGHRATFNLLYPALSVFFEVIALTTNNEVTEYLRQKHDVDVLELPPKYPAGYAIPAHTFTKAFEVTPYAIEPAGRAKALAEAIERYRPRAFYCDGVPELAIMVRGMGVPVVLVHLPGHVMNDPTQVFAHELADHIVAHFPASLEQANYPFAAKTYYSGYMSQYAGRGLKPDNRLAINNVTILLGYDNYDRSVLQAMTNDQHTPFTIIGNKLDYDLAENCVLLGPVKDISEAITGDIVISAAGQNTIAELLSLNKRLILLPEPRPYDEQAVHATVLANQHIALLAQETFSPEQWQNIRQKANVLTPSYENLVNASAPEAIAHQLRDWYA, encoded by the coding sequence ATGAAAAAGCCAACAATATTCTATTTCGTCCATGCGCACGGGAACGGTCATCGGGCAACCTTCAATCTGCTGTACCCGGCATTGTCCGTCTTTTTTGAGGTTATCGCGCTAACGACGAACAACGAAGTCACGGAGTATTTGCGTCAAAAACACGACGTTGACGTGCTAGAGCTGCCGCCAAAATACCCGGCTGGCTACGCCATACCAGCGCATACGTTTACGAAAGCGTTTGAAGTGACCCCGTACGCGATTGAACCGGCCGGGCGGGCCAAAGCACTGGCCGAAGCGATCGAGCGCTACCGGCCAAGAGCTTTCTACTGCGACGGTGTTCCTGAATTGGCCATCATGGTTCGGGGCATGGGCGTCCCTGTCGTGTTGGTCCACCTGCCCGGGCATGTCATGAACGATCCGACACAGGTCTTTGCGCATGAACTGGCGGATCATATCGTCGCTCATTTTCCGGCTTCGCTGGAACAGGCAAACTACCCATTTGCGGCCAAAACGTACTACAGCGGCTACATGTCACAGTACGCTGGCCGTGGATTGAAGCCAGACAATCGATTGGCTATCAACAACGTAACAATTTTACTAGGCTACGATAATTACGATAGATCGGTGCTACAAGCGATGACGAACGATCAGCACACACCGTTTACGATTATCGGCAATAAGCTGGATTACGATTTAGCTGAAAACTGTGTACTGCTCGGCCCGGTTAAAGACATCAGCGAAGCGATTACCGGAGACATCGTGATTTCGGCCGCCGGTCAAAATACCATTGCCGAACTGTTGTCGCTTAACAAACGGTTGATCCTGCTTCCGGAGCCCAGACCCTATGACGAGCAAGCGGTCCATGCAACGGTGTTGGCGAATCAGCATATTGCCCTGTTAGCGCAGGAAACGTTCAGCCCTGAGCAGTGGCAAAACATACGGCAAAAAGCGAACGTATTGACCCCTTCGTACGAAAATCTGGTGAATGCGTCAGCACCCGAAGCCATAGCGCATCAACTAAGAGACTGGTATGCCTGA
- a CDS encoding glycosyltransferase family 2 protein, with amino-acid sequence MPEFSVVTIVKGRRKQLANLLYAVKASTILPYDIQIVCMDDPDGITIPKGLPVSIHVSKETHELPLAAARNRGIAATKTDNVIFIDVDCIVSPTLFATMLMSLEPETILAAYPLYLPIVPDTGNYGDLQDQAVPHPARERIPVGQPVDHLQFWSLIFAIQKQTFDTIGGFDESFTGYGAEDTDFAMLFYRAGVELIFVHDYVLHQYHDKHDPPVNHFESIIENATRYKQKWHVLPMQRWLNAFADLGLIQIDQSDTITVRQKPTDSQLKNSVSPHPY; translated from the coding sequence ATGCCTGAATTCAGTGTGGTAACGATTGTTAAAGGAAGGCGAAAGCAGTTAGCCAATCTTTTGTACGCGGTAAAAGCCTCGACGATCCTCCCCTACGATATACAAATCGTTTGTATGGACGACCCGGACGGAATTACAATTCCCAAAGGTTTGCCCGTGAGCATCCATGTCAGTAAAGAAACCCATGAGTTACCACTGGCTGCCGCCCGGAACAGGGGGATTGCCGCGACAAAAACGGACAACGTCATTTTTATCGATGTAGACTGCATTGTTTCGCCAACCCTGTTTGCCACGATGCTGATGAGTCTGGAACCTGAAACGATACTTGCAGCGTACCCCTTGTATTTGCCAATCGTGCCGGATACGGGCAATTATGGTGATTTACAGGACCAGGCGGTACCGCATCCCGCCCGGGAGCGCATACCGGTCGGCCAGCCGGTTGATCATCTTCAATTCTGGTCGTTGATATTCGCGATTCAAAAGCAAACGTTCGACACGATTGGTGGCTTTGACGAATCCTTTACAGGGTATGGGGCCGAAGATACCGATTTTGCCATGCTGTTTTATCGGGCGGGTGTCGAGCTGATCTTTGTACACGACTACGTATTACACCAATATCACGACAAGCACGATCCGCCGGTAAACCATTTTGAGTCGATTATTGAGAACGCAACCCGGTATAAGCAAAAATGGCATGTGTTGCCCATGCAGCGCTGGTTGAACGCATTTGCAGACTTGGGCCTGATACAGATCGACCAATCGGATACCATCACCGTCAGGCAGAAACCTACGGATAGCCAGCTAAAAAACAGTGTTTCGCCCCATCCGTATTGA
- a CDS encoding DASH family cryptochrome: MQTTIIHWFRNDLRLHDNAALYQACQDAQRVLPVFIFDPASIEVLPDINVPKAGSHRTRFLLESLADLRRSLRLQGSDLVIRLGDPGQVLAELVRQHQVSAIYAGQEATSEEIQLEERVQQALQPLGVPLKLFWMLSLYHLDDLPFDVSELPDAYRDFRKGCEKQATVRDEVPMPSLPTLPQIAVGRLPTLKVMGLKPPKTDRRAVIHFVGGETSALHRVATYFWERDQLRNYKYTRNQLLGEDYSSKFSVWLANGCLSPRRVYWEVRRYEAERKKNISTYWLIFELIWRDYLRFQAARQGFRIFLASGPRNVPTRGWKKDYDRFAKWAAGQTGIPFVDANMRELNATGFMSNRGRQNVASLLLHRGEKPDLSVWWPWGAAYLESQLIDYDPASNWGNWNMVAEVGADAHGDRYFNIYTQATRYDPQGEYVKRWCPELAQVPADKLHLLSLNSAQDLASWGVELGVTYPFPLVNPLKWTRRKQELDRNLFPFTSHYLSIDGNLVHYVDEGEGPTLLLLHGNPTWSFLYRHMIRQLAPYFRCIALDYPGFGLSTAKAGYGFTPREHSGVVEALVDQLRLRDLCIMVQDWGGPIGLGFAGRRPDLVRSLIIGNTWAWPAKGGMVGFSLVFGNLLARFLITRYNILAKWLIPAGTNRQLTKAERCAYMAPFSTPASRLPTWVFPKQIRASKAYLTEVEAGLARLRDKPALVVWGEADGAFGQSERLRLLGYFPNHRVQLLPNAKHFIQENAPDEICAAILESVR, from the coding sequence ATGCAAACAACCATCATTCATTGGTTTCGCAATGACCTGCGGCTGCACGATAATGCAGCTTTGTATCAAGCCTGTCAGGATGCTCAACGCGTGCTGCCCGTCTTTATTTTTGATCCCGCTTCGATAGAAGTCCTACCGGATATTAACGTGCCCAAGGCTGGGAGTCACCGGACGCGCTTCTTGTTGGAAAGTTTAGCCGATCTACGCCGTAGTCTGCGACTCCAGGGCTCCGACTTAGTGATTCGCTTGGGCGACCCAGGTCAGGTGCTGGCCGAGCTGGTCCGTCAGCATCAAGTCAGCGCCATTTACGCTGGTCAGGAAGCCACTTCCGAGGAGATCCAACTCGAAGAGCGGGTCCAACAGGCATTGCAACCCCTTGGTGTGCCACTGAAATTATTCTGGATGCTCTCGCTATACCATCTGGACGATTTGCCCTTCGACGTATCGGAGCTCCCGGATGCCTACCGGGATTTTCGGAAGGGTTGTGAAAAGCAGGCCACAGTACGGGACGAAGTGCCCATGCCTAGCTTACCCACTTTGCCGCAAATCGCAGTGGGCCGGCTGCCCACCCTAAAAGTTATGGGCTTAAAGCCCCCCAAGACTGACCGGCGAGCCGTCATTCATTTTGTCGGGGGAGAAACCTCTGCTCTGCATCGGGTAGCGACCTATTTCTGGGAACGCGATCAGCTTCGAAATTATAAGTACACCCGTAATCAGCTACTTGGCGAGGATTATTCGAGTAAGTTTTCGGTCTGGTTAGCCAACGGGTGTCTATCACCGCGTCGGGTTTACTGGGAAGTCAGGCGCTACGAAGCGGAACGGAAAAAGAACATATCGACCTACTGGCTCATCTTTGAACTAATCTGGCGGGATTATCTTCGGTTTCAGGCCGCTCGGCAGGGGTTCCGTATCTTCCTGGCCAGTGGCCCTCGGAACGTTCCAACCAGAGGTTGGAAAAAAGATTACGATCGATTTGCGAAATGGGCTGCTGGTCAAACCGGTATCCCGTTCGTCGACGCCAATATGCGGGAGCTCAACGCTACAGGCTTTATGTCCAATCGGGGTCGTCAGAACGTGGCCAGTCTACTGCTCCATCGGGGTGAAAAGCCAGATCTGAGCGTATGGTGGCCGTGGGGGGCGGCTTACTTGGAGAGTCAGCTGATTGACTACGATCCGGCCAGCAATTGGGGCAACTGGAACATGGTGGCTGAAGTCGGGGCGGATGCCCATGGCGACCGGTACTTTAATATTTATACCCAGGCTACCCGCTATGACCCTCAGGGTGAATACGTCAAGCGTTGGTGTCCCGAACTGGCGCAGGTACCGGCGGATAAGCTGCACCTGCTATCGCTCAACAGTGCTCAGGATCTGGCTAGTTGGGGCGTTGAACTGGGCGTTACCTATCCGTTCCCGTTAGTAAATCCGCTCAAGTGGACGCGTCGCAAACAGGAGCTTGACCGCAACTTGTTTCCTTTTACCAGTCATTACTTGAGCATTGATGGTAATTTGGTCCATTACGTGGATGAAGGAGAGGGCCCCACTTTGTTACTACTGCATGGTAATCCCACCTGGTCATTTCTGTATCGGCATATGATTCGACAGCTTGCTCCTTACTTCCGGTGTATTGCCCTGGATTATCCCGGGTTTGGACTGAGTACAGCTAAAGCAGGCTACGGCTTTACGCCCCGTGAGCATTCAGGGGTGGTGGAGGCATTGGTCGATCAACTCAGGCTCCGGGATCTGTGTATTATGGTCCAAGACTGGGGTGGGCCTATTGGCCTGGGCTTTGCCGGTCGTCGCCCCGACTTAGTCCGCTCCTTAATTATAGGCAACACCTGGGCCTGGCCCGCCAAGGGCGGGATGGTGGGTTTCTCGCTGGTATTTGGCAATTTATTGGCTCGTTTCTTGATTACCCGCTACAATATTCTGGCGAAGTGGCTCATTCCAGCGGGCACAAATCGTCAACTTACCAAAGCGGAACGTTGCGCGTATATGGCCCCCTTTTCGACGCCGGCTTCTCGGCTGCCTACGTGGGTATTTCCAAAGCAAATTCGAGCCAGTAAGGCGTATCTGACCGAAGTCGAAGCGGGCTTAGCTCGGTTACGAGACAAACCAGCGCTAGTGGTATGGGGCGAAGCCGACGGGGCTTTCGGTCAATCGGAACGACTTCGGCTGCTTGGTTACTTTCCCAATCATCGGGTCCAGCTTCTGCCCAATGCGAAGCACTTTATCCAAGAAAACGCACCTGACGAGATCTGCGCGGCTATTCTGGAATCAGTCCGTTAA